In a single window of the Deinococcus malanensis genome:
- a CDS encoding alcohol dehydrogenase catalytic domain-containing protein: MPTPGWVLIRVRAFGLNQSELHLRLGVAENAAIPIIPGIKAVGVVTDCPGGEFQVGHQVATMMGGIGRQLDGGYAEYTCVPAGQVIPFRSDLNWATLGASAAHPIRVSGSGAPEPGGPIRVIRHSSMRGSAGNAGVPVPSTIIPPLMTKAPMVSPSRVQCASKEPPCGLSSKGRTAALCLAPTYDPTAGAAAGFRAGQNR; encoded by the coding sequence GTGCCGACCCCCGGCTGGGTCCTGATCCGCGTGCGGGCCTTCGGACTGAACCAGTCCGAACTTCACCTGCGCCTGGGGGTTGCCGAGAACGCCGCCATCCCCATCATTCCCGGCATCAAAGCCGTCGGCGTGGTGACGGACTGCCCAGGCGGAGAGTTCCAGGTCGGCCACCAGGTGGCCACCATGATGGGCGGCATAGGCCGGCAGCTCGACGGCGGGTACGCCGAATACACCTGCGTTCCGGCCGGGCAGGTCATCCCGTTCCGCAGTGATCTGAACTGGGCTACCCTCGGCGCCAGCGCGGCACACCCAATTCGCGTAAGCGGGTCAGGCGCACCCGAGCCTGGAGGGCCTATTCGGGTGATCCGGCATTCATCGATGCGCGGGTCAGCGGGGAATGCCGGTGTTCCTGTGCCGTCAACCATCATCCCACCCTTGATGACGAAGGCGCCCATGGTTTCTCCCTCCAGGGTGCAGTGTGCCTCAAAGGAGCCTCCCTGTGGACTGTCATCAAAAGGCCGGACAGCAGCACTCTGCCTCGCGCCGACTTATGACCCCACAGCTGGAG
- a CDS encoding MarR family winged helix-turn-helix transcriptional regulator, with translation MTLSARQLFDRLVHVETLLWGRCDEELQHQTGLTLGRLEVLRVIASVDPCRVNEISTRLLITVGAASKLVDRLEASGLCQRQPNPQDRRSSLLTVTDTGHATLTQAEAILEPLLNQAFASVSLPALHDALNHIERALDPADTPT, from the coding sequence ATGACGCTGTCAGCCCGGCAGCTCTTCGACCGCCTCGTCCACGTGGAAACCCTCTTGTGGGGTCGCTGCGACGAGGAACTGCAACACCAGACCGGCCTGACCCTCGGCCGCCTCGAAGTCCTGCGCGTTATCGCGTCCGTCGACCCATGCCGCGTGAACGAGATCTCCACCCGCCTGCTCATCACGGTGGGTGCCGCCAGCAAACTCGTCGATCGCCTCGAAGCGTCCGGCCTCTGCCAACGGCAGCCCAACCCCCAGGACCGGCGCTCCTCCCTGCTCACCGTCACCGACACTGGCCACGCCACCCTGACCCAGGCCGAAGCCATCCTCGAACCCCTCCTCAACCAGGCCTTCGCCTCAGTCTCCCTTCCCGCCCTGCATGACGCCCTGAACCACATCGAACGCGCTCTCGACCCCGCAGACACCCCCACCTGA
- a CDS encoding MarR family winged helix-turn-helix transcriptional regulator has product MPAPLDVDEALRQPSIRLWRRLMRLTQGKIREVEGALSPLGLTPTEFDLLAVVRAHPGATQQELAQHMLFTEGNMTYHAQRLLSRGLIRREVAGRTKRLSLTPEGSALMDQALPVVVDIHEAQFAELTTDQLQQLEGLLRLLR; this is encoded by the coding sequence ATGCCTGCCCCACTGGACGTGGACGAGGCGCTGCGGCAGCCATCTATCCGCCTGTGGCGCCGCCTGATGCGGCTCACTCAGGGCAAGATTCGGGAAGTCGAGGGTGCGCTGTCTCCTCTCGGCCTGACGCCCACCGAGTTCGACCTGCTGGCCGTGGTGCGGGCTCATCCTGGGGCCACGCAACAGGAGCTCGCGCAGCACATGCTGTTCACAGAGGGGAACATGACGTATCACGCGCAGCGCCTGCTGAGTCGTGGACTGATCCGGCGGGAGGTGGCAGGCCGCACCAAACGGCTGTCCCTGACCCCTGAGGGCAGCGCGCTGATGGACCAGGCCCTTCCAGTCGTGGTGGACATCCACGAGGCGCAGTTCGCTGAGCTGACCACCGACCAGCTCCAGCAGCTCGAAGGGCTGTTGCGTCTCCTGCGGTAG
- the wrbA gene encoding NAD(P)H:quinone oxidoreductase, whose translation MTTPSPVKLTIVYYSTYGTNHQMAEVAAEAAREAGAEVRLVKARETAPQEVVNGQDPWRAQQERTAHVPEATPADLENVDAILFSTPTRFGGATSQIRAYIDTLGGLWGTGALANKTFSAMTSAQNPHGGQETTLQTLYVMAMHWGAILTPPGYTDPVIFASGGNPYGASITANGEPLSEADKASIRHQVRRQIEITRKLKAQ comes from the coding sequence ATGACCACCCCCAGCCCCGTGAAGCTGACCATCGTGTACTACTCGACCTACGGCACCAACCACCAGATGGCCGAAGTGGCCGCCGAAGCTGCCCGCGAGGCCGGCGCAGAGGTGCGCCTGGTCAAGGCGCGCGAAACCGCCCCCCAGGAAGTCGTGAACGGCCAGGATCCCTGGCGGGCGCAGCAGGAACGCACCGCGCACGTGCCCGAAGCCACGCCGGCTGACCTGGAGAACGTCGACGCCATTCTGTTCAGCACCCCCACCCGCTTTGGTGGAGCTACCAGCCAGATCCGCGCGTACATCGACACGTTGGGTGGCCTGTGGGGCACCGGCGCCCTGGCCAACAAGACCTTCAGCGCCATGACCAGCGCACAAAATCCTCACGGCGGGCAGGAGACCACGCTCCAGACGCTGTACGTCATGGCCATGCACTGGGGCGCCATCCTGACGCCTCCCGGCTACACCGATCCGGTCATCTTCGCTTCCGGAGGCAACCCGTACGGCGCCAGCATCACCGCCAACGGCGAGCCCCTGAGCGAAGCGGACAAGGCCTCCATCCGCCATCAGGTCCGCCGGCAGATCGAGATCACCCGGAAGCTCAAAGCGCAGTAA
- a CDS encoding NAD(P)-binding domain-containing protein, whose amino-acid sequence MAPASTDDDPDTTPEPSDRLTPPGVALKTDIVVIGGGQAGLSAAYHLKQAGLEPRKEFVILDAASAPGGAWQFRWPSLTLSTVNRIHDLPGQPFSDMASGETHVQARVAVPRYFAAYEHTFDLRVLRPVRVTLVSRRGDRFRVEIDRGDFFARGLINATGTWDAPYIPVYPGAERFQGQHLHTRDYRTAQAFAGQHVVIVGAGISALQLLGEISMVTTTTWVTRQPPVFREGPFDDQAGRAAVALVEDRVRAGLPPQSVVSVTGLPVTPAVGEMRARGVLRRHPMFTEITGDGVRWADGSEVRADVILWCTGFRSSLDHLAPLMLRGPDAEGGIVMTGRLATQVASDPQIHLVGYGPSASTIGANRAGRAAASELLASLALR is encoded by the coding sequence ATGGCTCCAGCGTCCACTGACGATGACCCCGATACGACCCCTGAACCGTCTGACCGCCTGACTCCCCCTGGTGTGGCACTCAAAACCGACATCGTTGTGATCGGGGGCGGTCAGGCCGGCCTTTCTGCGGCCTACCACCTCAAGCAGGCCGGCCTCGAACCCCGTAAGGAATTCGTCATCTTGGACGCAGCGTCGGCTCCTGGAGGGGCCTGGCAGTTCCGCTGGCCGAGCCTGACCCTGAGCACCGTCAACCGCATCCATGATCTGCCGGGCCAGCCCTTCTCGGACATGGCGTCGGGCGAGACCCACGTGCAGGCCAGGGTCGCGGTGCCGCGATATTTCGCGGCGTATGAACACACCTTCGACCTTCGTGTGCTCCGGCCAGTGAGGGTCACCCTCGTGAGCCGCCGCGGCGACCGCTTCAGGGTAGAAATCGACCGGGGAGACTTCTTCGCCCGCGGCCTGATCAACGCCACCGGCACCTGGGACGCCCCGTACATCCCGGTGTACCCCGGTGCGGAGCGCTTCCAGGGCCAGCACCTGCACACCCGGGACTACCGGACCGCTCAGGCGTTCGCCGGTCAACACGTCGTGATCGTGGGCGCGGGAATTTCAGCCCTTCAACTGCTGGGCGAAATCTCCATGGTCACCACGACCACCTGGGTGACGCGTCAGCCCCCAGTATTCCGTGAGGGGCCGTTCGATGATCAGGCAGGCCGCGCCGCTGTGGCCCTGGTAGAGGACCGGGTCCGGGCCGGCCTGCCTCCACAATCTGTCGTGTCCGTCACTGGACTTCCGGTGACCCCCGCGGTCGGTGAGATGCGGGCACGGGGGGTGCTGCGCCGGCACCCCATGTTCACTGAGATCACTGGGGATGGCGTGCGCTGGGCGGATGGTTCTGAAGTGCGCGCGGATGTGATTTTGTGGTGCACCGGCTTTCGCAGTTCCCTTGATCATCTCGCTCCGCTGATGCTGCGCGGGCCAGACGCAGAGGGTGGAATCGTGATGACCGGACGCCTCGCCACGCAGGTGGCGAGTGATCCTCAGATTCACCTGGTGGGATACGGGCCCTCCGCGTCCACCATCGGTGCCAACAGGGCCGGTCGCGCGGCCGCCAGTGAGCTCCTGGCTTCCCTGGCACTGCGCTGA
- a CDS encoding MarR family winged helix-turn-helix transcriptional regulator, translating to MHGLSPAQFNIIATVGGQPGLSQQELSQKLLVTQGNSSQLLLHLERRGLIERRAAGKEKLLSLTPSGQALFDDLVPAHEDWLVEQFAALNTQEQAELAVWLRRLERTHR from the coding sequence ATGCATGGCCTCAGCCCAGCGCAGTTCAACATCATCGCGACTGTCGGCGGCCAGCCTGGCCTCTCCCAGCAGGAGCTCAGCCAGAAATTGCTGGTCACCCAGGGCAACTCCAGTCAGCTGCTCCTGCACCTCGAGCGGCGCGGGCTGATTGAGCGGCGCGCCGCCGGCAAGGAGAAGCTGCTGTCGCTCACGCCCTCCGGTCAGGCACTGTTCGATGACCTGGTGCCCGCACATGAGGACTGGCTGGTCGAGCAGTTCGCGGCCCTGAACACGCAGGAGCAGGCGGAACTGGCCGTGTGGCTCCGCCGCCTGGAACGCACACATCGTTAA
- a CDS encoding Atu2307/SP_0267 family LLM class monooxygenase, giving the protein MEIGIDSFAAIVTDPDTNITLSGADRLNHLVEEIERADAVGLDSFGVGEHHRREYLDAAPAIILAAAATRTHRIRLNSAVTVLSADDPVRVFQQFSTLDLLSRGRAEIVVGRGSFVEAYPLFGLDLHDYDALFAEKLELLLKLRDDPRVHWEGRFRAPLTGQGVYPRPQQDSLPIWLGVGGTPASFVRAGTLGLPLMVAIIGGDFRRFRPLVDLYRRAGLAAGHPAEALRVGVHAFGFVAPTSQEARDAFYPGYARMIETIGRERGWPAPSRAGFDAECGPAGAYLIGSVQDVVDKALYVHEVLGGVSRLTFQMTNVVMTHERMLRAIELLGQEVAPLVRERLAEHAR; this is encoded by the coding sequence ATGGAAATCGGCATCGACTCGTTCGCCGCCATCGTCACCGATCCGGACACCAACATCACCCTGTCCGGCGCGGACCGCCTCAACCACCTCGTCGAAGAAATCGAGCGTGCCGACGCGGTCGGTCTGGACTCATTCGGCGTCGGGGAACACCACCGCCGTGAATACCTCGATGCCGCGCCCGCGATCATCCTCGCCGCCGCTGCCACACGCACCCATCGCATCCGGCTGAACAGCGCCGTCACGGTGCTCAGCGCCGACGATCCTGTCCGGGTCTTTCAGCAGTTCTCCACCCTGGACCTGCTCTCCCGTGGCCGCGCGGAGATCGTCGTGGGGCGTGGATCATTCGTGGAAGCCTACCCGTTGTTCGGGCTCGACCTGCACGATTACGACGCGCTGTTCGCCGAGAAACTCGAGTTGCTGCTCAAACTCCGTGATGACCCCCGGGTGCACTGGGAAGGGCGTTTCCGCGCCCCGCTCACCGGGCAGGGCGTCTACCCGCGTCCGCAGCAGGATTCACTTCCCATCTGGCTTGGCGTGGGCGGCACCCCCGCCTCGTTCGTGCGTGCAGGCACGCTCGGGCTGCCCTTGATGGTGGCGATCATCGGCGGGGACTTCCGGCGCTTCCGGCCACTGGTGGATCTGTACCGCCGGGCTGGCCTGGCGGCCGGGCATCCAGCGGAAGCGCTGCGGGTGGGCGTTCACGCCTTCGGCTTCGTGGCTCCCACGTCGCAGGAGGCGCGTGACGCGTTCTACCCGGGGTACGCGCGGATGATCGAAACCATCGGCCGTGAGCGGGGCTGGCCAGCGCCGTCACGCGCAGGGTTCGATGCAGAGTGTGGGCCGGCTGGGGCATACCTGATCGGGAGCGTTCAGGACGTCGTGGATAAGGCGTTGTACGTGCATGAGGTGCTGGGGGGCGTCTCGCGCCTGACATTTCAGATGACGAACGTGGTAATGACGCATGAGCGGATGTTGCGCGCAATCGAGCTGCTCGGCCAGGAAGTGGCGCCCCTCGTTCGGGAGCGCCTGGCGGAACACGCACGCTGA
- a CDS encoding YqhA family protein yields MSHNNPEHHSKRDLFSDLIGRTRFVVLIAVIAVLLVSFSLFLQGTILALHTIYETWHDMFTKGIASQSRTLAVEFLEVVGTMLKAVVFYLIGVGLYSLFIKPLNLTSALGVESLSDLEQKVVSVIIVILGVTFLEHFIRWQDPLETLYFAGSLALAGGALVFFQRVHQGQGSDLQQPVAKLRARRELFEHDTEQLVIKEKDVQRAEHATEAKIEGKIEPEAGSG; encoded by the coding sequence GTGAGCCACAACAACCCAGAGCATCACTCCAAACGGGATCTCTTCAGTGATTTGATCGGCCGCACCCGTTTTGTTGTCCTGATTGCAGTCATCGCGGTATTGCTGGTTTCCTTCAGCCTGTTCCTGCAAGGCACCATTCTGGCCCTGCACACCATCTATGAGACCTGGCACGACATGTTTACCAAGGGGATTGCCAGTCAGTCGCGCACCCTGGCTGTGGAGTTTTTAGAAGTGGTCGGCACCATGCTGAAGGCCGTGGTGTTCTACCTGATCGGTGTGGGACTCTACTCCCTGTTCATCAAGCCTCTGAACCTCACGTCTGCGCTGGGCGTCGAAAGCCTGAGTGATCTCGAGCAGAAAGTGGTCTCGGTGATTATCGTGATCCTCGGCGTGACGTTTCTGGAGCATTTCATCCGCTGGCAGGACCCCCTGGAGACGCTTTACTTCGCGGGTTCCCTGGCGCTGGCAGGTGGAGCACTCGTATTCTTCCAAAGGGTGCATCAGGGGCAGGGCAGTGACCTCCAGCAACCGGTGGCAAAGCTTCGTGCACGGCGTGAACTGTTTGAACATGACACGGAGCAGCTGGTGATCAAGGAAAAGGACGTTCAGCGAGCTGAGCACGCCACAGAAGCCAAGATAGAAGGCAAGATTGAGCCGGAGGCGGGTTCTGGCTAG